In one window of Chryseobacterium viscerum DNA:
- a CDS encoding DUF3109 family protein produces MIQIDDKLISEEIFSEEFVCNLTKCKGACCVEGDVGAPLDKNELEILDSIFDKIKPYLTQEGIKALEEQGTWTTDPHDGMYVTPMVENRECAYVTFDEKGITKCGIEKAYEDGAVDWQKPISCHLYPIRVTEYSAFTALNYHEWNVCSDACTLGKELQVPVYKFLKTPLIRKYGEEFYNVLSGAADEWKKEYGS; encoded by the coding sequence ATGATTCAGATAGACGATAAATTGATTTCTGAGGAAATTTTTTCCGAAGAATTTGTTTGCAACCTTACGAAATGTAAAGGTGCATGTTGTGTGGAAGGAGATGTAGGAGCTCCGTTGGATAAAAACGAGCTTGAGATATTGGACAGTATTTTTGATAAAATAAAACCTTACCTTACCCAGGAAGGCATCAAAGCCCTTGAAGAACAGGGAACATGGACTACTGACCCGCACGACGGAATGTATGTTACTCCTATGGTGGAGAACCGCGAATGTGCTTATGTAACATTCGATGAAAAAGGAATTACCAAATGTGGTATTGAAAAAGCCTATGAAGATGGTGCTGTAGACTGGCAGAAGCCAATTTCCTGCCACCTGTACCCTATTCGTGTTACAGAATATTCTGCGTTTACCGCTTTGAATTATCATGAATGGAATGTATGCAGCGATGCATGTACGCTTGGAAAAGAACTTCAGGTTCCTGTCTATAAGTTTTTAAAGACACCATTGATCAGAAAATACGGCGAAGAATTCTACAATGTCCTGAGCGGGGCTGCTGACGAATGGAAAAAAGAATATGGTTCTTAA
- a CDS encoding DUF6427 family protein, giving the protein MFKLLSKESNIFSIPVYIGFLLLVVVIFNILNFNTYEAIVAGITFLGIALGYFCFHSIALNYQTHLPLFLYTFFIFGLYPGNLDIGIAVSLLTNSFLILLLTSADEDIRKKSYVLVGSIVALNFIFLPTTWPMAVFVIIHVIATSAKITLNLFRFLLGIVLITFSYFSVMYFVQFTSWNIDYFPFGKMKPVTDYTELLPLIPVVLMLIYAVYDHFKNYNKKSPISRYKYTFLLVFSMAQLVSIILYMNKSYEYLLLLAFPSSIILSRMMRFLPKYWMREASVWLIIISLLTFKAGTVFDLF; this is encoded by the coding sequence ATGTTTAAATTACTTTCAAAAGAAAGCAATATTTTTTCAATTCCTGTTTATATTGGTTTTCTTCTTTTAGTAGTCGTAATATTTAACATACTGAATTTCAACACTTATGAAGCCATTGTTGCCGGAATAACTTTTCTGGGAATTGCTTTGGGATATTTTTGTTTTCACAGTATTGCCCTTAATTATCAGACACATCTTCCATTATTTCTATATACTTTTTTCATTTTCGGGCTGTATCCCGGAAATCTGGATATAGGAATTGCCGTTTCGCTGCTTACAAATTCCTTTCTTATTCTTCTTCTGACAAGTGCGGATGAAGACATCAGAAAGAAGTCTTATGTATTGGTAGGATCTATTGTGGCATTGAACTTTATTTTTCTTCCTACTACCTGGCCGATGGCTGTTTTTGTGATTATTCACGTGATCGCTACTTCAGCCAAAATCACTTTGAATCTTTTCAGATTCCTACTGGGAATTGTACTGATTACCTTCAGCTATTTTTCTGTGATGTATTTCGTTCAATTCACATCCTGGAATATAGATTATTTTCCGTTTGGAAAGATGAAGCCGGTAACGGATTATACGGAACTTCTGCCCTTAATTCCCGTGGTTCTGATGCTTATTTATGCGGTATATGACCATTTTAAAAACTATAATAAGAAAAGCCCGATAAGCAGGTATAAATATACGTTCCTGCTGGTCTTTTCGATGGCACAGCTTGTTTCCATCATCCTGTATATGAATAAGAGCTATGAATATCTGCTGCTTCTGGCATTTCCTTCGAGTATTATCCTAAGCAGAATGATGCGGTTTTTGCCTAAATACTGGATGCGTGAAGCCAGTGTATGGCTTATTATTATTAGCTTACTTACCTTTAAAGCAGGTACAGTTTTTGATTTATTTTAA
- a CDS encoding DUF6341 family protein, with the protein MTSFFLFLSKVFKWTFGFFDTFGNVLNWILFAVCCVLFTYWCYVLVVTLGGDKDKDYYSPTEGKHPYYDPNIYKKEG; encoded by the coding sequence ATGACGTCTTTCTTTCTATTCTTAAGTAAAGTTTTCAAATGGACTTTCGGTTTCTTTGATACTTTCGGTAATGTTTTAAACTGGATTCTATTTGCAGTTTGCTGTGTATTATTTACTTATTGGTGCTATGTACTTGTAGTAACATTAGGTGGAGACAAAGACAAAGACTATTATTCTCCAACGGAAGGTAAGCACCCTTACTACGATCCGAATATCTACAAAAAAGAAGGTTAA
- a CDS encoding universal stress protein, giving the protein MINIVLPVDFGDKTDQLVDGAIKFAKQLNGRIYLIHVAPSDIGFAIGDMGFQYFPEVEANEIIEELVQLNKIEQRIIAHDIDCEHLLKQGLAKDIILEHAKAKNADYIVMGSHGRSGIYDVFVGSLTKGITKSSNIPVLVLPIHD; this is encoded by the coding sequence ATGATAAATATTGTATTACCCGTAGATTTTGGGGACAAGACAGACCAATTGGTAGACGGTGCCATAAAATTTGCAAAACAGCTTAACGGCAGAATTTACCTTATCCATGTAGCGCCATCAGATATCGGCTTTGCCATTGGCGATATGGGATTTCAATATTTTCCGGAAGTGGAAGCCAATGAAATCATAGAAGAGCTGGTGCAGCTCAATAAAATTGAGCAAAGAATCATTGCTCATGATATCGACTGTGAGCACCTTTTAAAACAAGGACTCGCCAAAGATATTATTCTGGAACATGCAAAGGCAAAAAATGCAGATTATATTGTGATGGGATCACATGGCAGAAGCGGAATTTATGATGTATTCGTGGGAAGCTTAACCAAGGGAATTACGAAAAGTTCAAATATTCCTGTACTGGTACTTCCAATTCACGACTAA
- a CDS encoding fumarylacetoacetate hydrolase family protein: protein MKIICIGRNYSEHAKELGNEIPENPVIFMKPDTAVLKGNDFYIPEFSNDIHYELEVVLKISKGGKYIQKEAANKHYEEIGLGIDFTARDLQSELKSKGLPWELAKGFDGSAVVSNFFKKDSFNLDSLQFSLLKNKEKVQDGNTKDMMFNFDDIIAFASQYFTLRVGDLIFTGTPKGVGKVEENDILEAYLEDEKILDIRIL from the coding sequence ATGAAAATAATCTGTATAGGAAGAAACTACAGTGAGCATGCAAAAGAATTAGGAAACGAAATTCCTGAGAATCCTGTTATTTTTATGAAACCGGATACAGCGGTTCTGAAAGGAAATGATTTTTATATCCCTGAATTCTCAAATGATATTCACTACGAACTTGAAGTCGTATTAAAAATTTCCAAGGGAGGAAAGTATATCCAGAAAGAAGCGGCAAACAAACATTATGAAGAAATAGGTCTGGGAATAGATTTCACAGCCAGAGACCTTCAGAGTGAGCTAAAATCAAAAGGACTTCCATGGGAGCTTGCTAAAGGTTTTGACGGTTCTGCAGTGGTAAGCAATTTCTTCAAAAAGGACAGCTTTAATCTTGACAGCCTTCAGTTTTCATTATTAAAGAACAAAGAGAAGGTACAGGATGGCAATACAAAAGACATGATGTTCAATTTTGATGATATCATTGCTTTTGCTTCTCAGTATTTTACGTTAAGAGTAGGTGATCTTATCTTCACAGGAACTCCAAAAGGAGTTGGAAAGGTAGAGGAAAATGACATTCTGGAAGCTTATCTTGAAGATGAAAAAATTCTTGACATCCGAATATTATAA
- a CDS encoding DUF2007 domain-containing protein: MSDLVRFKFYETALEANRDKQILAENGINSFIANEQLIQSDWLLSQAVGGIQLQVFEEDLEKAKQILQDYKDNEQYSLEVEHTIEDPEFDFVCPKCGSNHIYRDDSATSFFGISFLTSHKFKCYYCGNEFTH, encoded by the coding sequence ATGTCTGACCTGGTTCGTTTTAAATTTTATGAAACTGCCCTTGAAGCTAACAGGGACAAACAGATACTGGCTGAAAACGGGATCAACAGCTTTATTGCCAATGAGCAGCTCATCCAGTCGGATTGGCTTCTGTCGCAGGCTGTAGGCGGGATACAGCTTCAGGTATTTGAAGAAGATCTTGAGAAAGCCAAACAGATATTGCAGGATTATAAAGACAATGAACAATATTCGTTGGAAGTAGAACACACCATTGAAGATCCTGAGTTTGATTTTGTATGTCCAAAATGTGGTTCCAATCATATTTACAGGGATGACAGTGCAACCAGCTTCTTTGGAATTTCTTTTCTGACGAGTCATAAATTCAAATGCTATTATTGTGGGAATGAGTTTACTCATTAA
- a CDS encoding 3'-5' exonuclease produces the protein MNLKLHKPLCIFDLETTGTNIGKDRIVEICILKVNPDASRESKTWRVNPEMLIPKESSEIHGIYDEDVKDAPTFRDIASKIMEMITGSDLGGFNSNRFDVPLLAEELLRVGMDFDLSKFRLVDAQTIFHKKEPRNLGAAYQFYCGKTLENAHSAEADVMATFEVLDAQVGKYDDIPNEIAPLSEFTFHNKNADLAGFIGYNEKMEEVFNFGKYKGQGVKAVFQKDLGYFGWLQNADFPLYTKKVFTKIQLSSRF, from the coding sequence ATGAATTTAAAACTCCATAAACCACTTTGTATTTTTGACCTGGAAACCACAGGAACCAACATAGGAAAAGACAGAATTGTTGAAATCTGTATTTTAAAAGTAAATCCTGATGCCTCCAGAGAAAGCAAAACATGGCGCGTCAACCCGGAAATGCTTATTCCTAAAGAAAGCAGTGAGATCCACGGGATTTATGATGAAGACGTTAAGGATGCTCCAACCTTCAGAGATATTGCTTCTAAAATTATGGAAATGATTACCGGAAGTGATTTGGGAGGATTTAATTCCAACAGATTTGATGTTCCGCTTTTGGCTGAAGAACTTTTAAGAGTAGGAATGGATTTTGATCTGAGTAAATTCAGATTAGTAGATGCACAGACTATTTTCCATAAGAAAGAACCTAGAAACTTAGGCGCTGCTTACCAGTTCTACTGTGGAAAAACATTGGAAAATGCCCATTCTGCAGAAGCTGATGTAATGGCAACATTTGAGGTTCTGGACGCTCAGGTTGGAAAATATGATGATATTCCGAATGAAATAGCCCCGCTAAGCGAGTTTACATTCCATAATAAGAATGCAGATCTTGCCGGATTTATCGGATACAATGAAAAAATGGAAGAGGTTTTCAACTTTGGAAAATATAAAGGCCAGGGTGTGAAAGCAGTTTTTCAAAAAGATTTAGGATATTTCGGATGGCTTCAGAATGCTGACTTCCCGTTATATACTAAGAAGGTTTTTACAAAAATTCAACTCTCAAGCAGATTTTAA
- a CDS encoding CDP-alcohol phosphatidyltransferase family protein: MNFIKNNLANALTLANLFAGCIGAIHLILGDYQTTAVCLILSSIFDFFDGFVARALKSNSNLGLQLDSLADMVSFGVIPGLTMYKALEPFGTELLGIHFPFEIKYLGLIVTVFSCLRLAIFNLDEEQRYYFKGLNTPTNTVLLFGLYYAFKETGTFSFLFDNELLLILLTLLTSWLLISPIKMMAMKFKSKQLKDNYPKVVLLVGGIAILALFQVVGIPMLVIYYILVSLIFQGQLK; the protein is encoded by the coding sequence ATGAATTTTATAAAGAATAATCTGGCCAATGCCTTAACCCTGGCTAACTTATTTGCAGGCTGTATAGGAGCAATACATCTAATTTTAGGAGATTATCAGACTACAGCAGTCTGCCTTATTCTCTCTTCAATTTTCGATTTTTTCGATGGATTTGTAGCACGAGCTCTAAAATCAAATTCAAATCTGGGACTTCAGCTGGATTCTCTTGCGGATATGGTAAGCTTTGGGGTAATACCTGGCCTTACCATGTATAAAGCTCTTGAACCATTTGGTACAGAACTTCTTGGAATTCACTTTCCGTTTGAAATCAAGTATCTCGGACTGATCGTTACGGTATTTTCCTGCCTGAGGCTTGCCATCTTCAATCTTGATGAAGAGCAGCGTTATTATTTCAAGGGATTGAACACACCCACTAATACTGTTTTATTGTTTGGTCTCTATTATGCGTTTAAAGAAACCGGAACTTTTAGCTTTTTATTCGATAATGAACTATTGCTGATTCTTCTGACTCTTCTTACATCATGGCTTCTGATCAGCCCGATTAAAATGATGGCAATGAAATTCAAATCAAAACAGTTAAAAGATAACTATCCTAAAGTAGTATTGCTTGTAGGAGGAATTGCTATTCTTGCCCTATTTCAGGTAGTAGGAATCCCGATGCTTGTTATTTATTATATATTGGTGTCCCTCATTTTTCAGGGACAATTAAAATAA
- a CDS encoding LTA synthase family protein produces the protein MKFLKGFRKQEVLALVYRIFLAYVFYQIARLLFWYFNKGLIKVDSVSEYIKLAFHGTAFDTTAILYVNALFILLSLLPLVINTKKVFQKILFWLYFITNGIAYAMNFGDFIYYKFSQARLTSAVFQVAEHESNVSQTLMISVGEHPFVMVWFIVLMGLWVFLYKRVKVEEVKPLKLLPYFITSIVTLCLTAVLVVGGIRGDFKHSTRPINMVDATRFVTNPLQGNMVLNSTFSFFRTLNTNNFKEVHFVDQKYIEENVQPYKVYDRKVENRPNIVIFIVESFGREYSGAFNKDKNIKDYVSYTPFMDSLAGQSLIFPNTFANGRQSIHGMSSVLAGIPSLTDAFTGSPYSNQKIQSIVSVCNDLGYDTSFYHGAPNGSMGFLGFGNILGFKHYFGKTEYNHDEDFDGMWAIWDEPFLQYFAKNVGKKQPFMTTVFTASSHHPFKIPEKYNGKFKKGKIEIHEPMQYTDYAIKQYFETAKKQPWYNNTIFVFTGDHTNQVYYPEYERAMNRYAVPLVFYSPNPAYQLKGVSQEIAQQADIYPTLADLIGYNKPIRSWGRSLVSDKKYPFIIVNSDGSTDQFMIGNYIYRFDGKEIIGVYDKSDLSLEKNIMNEVKNSEVESGKKTAKAWYQDYMDRVINRKLY, from the coding sequence ATGAAATTTTTAAAAGGATTTAGAAAACAGGAAGTTCTGGCATTGGTGTACAGGATTTTTTTAGCCTATGTTTTTTATCAGATTGCCAGACTATTATTCTGGTATTTTAATAAAGGCCTGATTAAAGTTGACTCTGTCTCAGAATATATAAAGCTGGCCTTCCATGGTACAGCTTTCGATACCACTGCTATTTTATATGTCAATGCATTGTTTATACTCCTTAGCTTATTGCCTTTGGTCATCAACACAAAGAAAGTTTTTCAGAAAATTCTCTTCTGGCTGTATTTTATTACCAACGGGATTGCTTATGCCATGAATTTCGGGGATTTTATTTACTATAAATTCTCACAGGCAAGACTTACGTCTGCAGTATTTCAGGTAGCTGAACATGAATCCAACGTTTCCCAAACGCTGATGATCTCTGTGGGAGAACATCCTTTTGTGATGGTTTGGTTTATTGTTTTAATGGGACTGTGGGTTTTCCTTTACAAAAGAGTAAAAGTAGAGGAGGTAAAACCTCTGAAATTACTTCCTTACTTTATTACTTCCATTGTTACGCTGTGTCTCACTGCGGTATTGGTTGTAGGAGGAATCAGAGGGGATTTTAAACACAGTACAAGACCTATTAATATGGTGGATGCTACCCGCTTTGTAACGAATCCACTGCAGGGAAATATGGTACTCAACAGTACATTCTCCTTTTTCAGGACTTTAAATACCAATAATTTCAAGGAAGTTCACTTCGTAGATCAAAAATATATTGAAGAAAATGTACAGCCTTATAAAGTATATGACAGAAAAGTTGAAAACCGTCCCAATATTGTTATTTTCATTGTAGAGTCCTTCGGTAGGGAATATTCCGGAGCTTTTAATAAAGATAAAAATATCAAAGATTACGTTTCTTATACTCCGTTTATGGATAGTCTGGCTGGTCAAAGTCTTATTTTTCCCAATACTTTTGCAAACGGAAGGCAGTCTATTCACGGGATGAGCAGTGTGCTGGCCGGAATTCCGAGTCTTACAGATGCCTTTACAGGATCTCCGTATTCCAATCAGAAAATACAGTCTATTGTTTCGGTATGTAATGATCTGGGTTATGATACTTCTTTTTATCATGGAGCACCGAATGGATCTATGGGATTCCTTGGATTTGGAAATATTTTAGGATTTAAACACTATTTCGGAAAAACAGAATACAATCATGATGAAGACTTTGATGGAATGTGGGCGATATGGGATGAGCCTTTCCTTCAGTATTTTGCTAAAAATGTAGGAAAAAAGCAACCTTTCATGACTACAGTATTCACTGCTTCATCACACCATCCTTTTAAAATACCTGAAAAATATAACGGTAAATTTAAAAAAGGGAAAATTGAAATCCATGAGCCGATGCAGTATACGGATTATGCTATCAAACAGTATTTTGAAACCGCAAAAAAGCAGCCCTGGTATAATAATACAATCTTTGTTTTCACAGGAGATCATACCAATCAGGTGTATTATCCGGAATATGAAAGAGCGATGAACCGTTATGCCGTTCCGTTGGTATTCTATTCCCCGAATCCTGCTTATCAGCTCAAAGGAGTCAGTCAGGAAATAGCCCAGCAGGCAGATATATATCCTACATTGGCTGACCTTATCGGATATAACAAACCCATTAGAAGCTGGGGCAGAAGTTTGGTAAGTGATAAAAAATATCCTTTCATAATAGTAAACTCTGATGGAAGTACGGATCAGTTCATGATCGGAAATTACATTTACCGTTTTGATGGAAAAGAAATTATCGGAGTATATGACAAATCAGACCTGAGTCTTGAAAAAAATATTATGAATGAAGTTAAAAACTCTGAAGTTGAATCTGGAAAGAAAACTGCAAAAGCTTGGTATCAGGATTATATGGACAGAGTAATTAACAGGAAACTGTATTAA
- a CDS encoding DUF2147 domain-containing protein, protein MKKILLTFALSLCGVLTFAQIEGKWKTIDDETKQAKSIVEVYKKSDGKYYGKVSQLLIKPADPNCTLCKDDRKGKPILGLEIIRGLKKDGDEFTGGTITDPKTGKTYKCTITRSGDKLNVRGYLGLSLLGRTQVWEKAN, encoded by the coding sequence ATGAAAAAAATATTGTTAACGTTTGCGCTTTCTCTATGTGGGGTACTCACATTTGCACAAATAGAAGGGAAGTGGAAAACGATAGATGATGAGACAAAACAGGCAAAATCTATTGTTGAAGTGTACAAAAAATCAGATGGGAAATATTATGGGAAAGTTTCTCAGTTATTGATAAAGCCTGCTGATCCGAACTGTACACTTTGTAAGGATGACAGAAAAGGGAAACCCATTTTAGGATTAGAGATCATCAGAGGATTGAAAAAAGATGGTGATGAGTTCACGGGAGGAACAATTACGGACCCTAAAACCGGAAAAACTTATAAATGTACAATTACAAGAAGCGGTGATAAGCTGAACGTAAGAGGTTACTTAGGATTATCTTTATTAGGAAGAACCCAGGTTTGGGAGAAAGCTAATTAA
- a CDS encoding pyruvate dehydrogenase complex E1 component subunit beta: MAEYTFREVIAQAMSEEMRKDESIFLMGEEVAEYNGAYKASKGMLDEFGPKRVIDTPIAELGFTGIAVGAAMNGNRPIVEYMTFNFSLVGIDQIINNAAKIRQMSGGQWNCPIVFRGPTASAGQLGATHSQAFENWFANIPGLKVVVPSNPYDAKGLLKTAIQDNDPVIFMESEQMYGDKMEIPEEEYYLPLGKADIKREGTDVTLVSFGKIMKLALQAAEDMAKEGISVEVIDLRTVRPLDFDTILASVKKTNRLVILEEAWPFASISSEITYMVQQKAFDYLDAPIKRITTPDAPAPYSAALFAEWFPKLEKVKEEIKKAMYVK; this comes from the coding sequence ATGGCAGAATATACTTTTCGTGAGGTAATTGCACAGGCAATGAGCGAGGAAATGCGTAAAGACGAATCCATCTTTTTAATGGGGGAGGAAGTTGCAGAATACAATGGTGCTTATAAAGCTTCAAAAGGAATGCTGGATGAGTTTGGTCCTAAAAGAGTAATTGATACTCCAATTGCAGAACTTGGTTTTACAGGAATTGCTGTTGGGGCTGCGATGAATGGTAACAGACCTATTGTAGAGTATATGACATTCAATTTCTCATTGGTAGGAATTGATCAGATTATCAATAATGCTGCAAAAATCCGTCAGATGAGTGGTGGGCAATGGAACTGTCCAATTGTTTTCCGTGGACCTACGGCTTCTGCAGGACAATTAGGAGCTACCCATTCTCAGGCTTTTGAAAACTGGTTTGCAAACATTCCCGGCCTTAAAGTAGTAGTACCTTCAAATCCTTACGATGCGAAAGGGTTGTTGAAAACTGCAATTCAGGATAATGACCCGGTTATTTTCATGGAATCTGAGCAGATGTATGGAGATAAAATGGAAATTCCTGAAGAAGAATACTACTTACCATTAGGAAAAGCAGATATCAAGAGAGAAGGTACAGACGTTACTTTGGTTTCTTTTGGTAAAATCATGAAGCTGGCTTTACAGGCTGCTGAAGATATGGCTAAAGAAGGAATCTCTGTAGAAGTTATTGACCTTAGAACAGTTCGTCCTCTTGACTTTGATACTATTCTGGCATCAGTGAAGAAAACAAATAGATTGGTTATTTTAGAAGAAGCTTGGCCATTTGCTTCTATATCTTCTGAAATTACTTATATGGTACAGCAAAAAGCATTTGATTATTTAGATGCCCCTATCAAGAGAATTACTACTCCTGATGCACCTGCACCTTACTCTGCAGCATTATTTGCAGAATGGTTTCCTAAACTTGAAAAAGTGAAAGAAGAAATCAAAAAAGCGATGTACGTAAAATAG